Sequence from the Stenotrophomonas sp. 364 genome:
TCCATTGCCGCCGAAATCGTCGCGCTGATCGAGAAGGGCGAATTCCCGCCGGGCTCGCGGCTGCCCGGCGAACGCGACCTGGCCGAGCGCCTCGGCGTCAGCCGGGTGACCGTGCGCGAGGCGGAAATCGCGCTGGAAGCGCAGGGGCTGATCACCATCAAGACCGGCTCGGGCGTGTATGTGAAGGCGCGCCCGTCGCAGGCCCCCGGCGCGCTGCCGGACGTGTCTGCCTTCGACCTCACCGCCGCCCGCGCGGTGATCGAAGCCGAAGCGGCGGCCATGGCCGCCAGCCGCATCACCGAGGAAGAACTGCAGGACCTGGCCGGCCTGATCGCGGCCATGGTCGACCCGGCCTCGGGCGAGGCCGCCGCCAGCGAAGCCGACCGCCAGTTCCACCTGTCCATTGCCCGCATTGCCGGCAACCCGGTGGTAGAGCACTGCGTGCAGCTGATCTGGCGCATGCGCAATGAACTGCCGCGGGTGCGGCAGGTGTATGCCAACGTCTGCCACAACGACGACGACGCCCGCGACGAAGAACACACCGCCATCCTCGACGCCCTGCGCGCGCGCGACCCGGCGGCCGCACGGCTGGCCATGCGCAACCACTTCCAGCGCCTGTTCGAATCCATGCTGGAAGCCACCGAAAACGAAGCGCTGGCCGAAATCCGCCGGCGTACCCAGCAGGACCGCGAACGCTTCATGGCCGCCACCGGGCACTGAGCCCGGCGCGGGCGGGGCGGTTTACTCGCCCTGGTACTGCTTTTCTTCCACCAGCTGCGAACCGGCCACGCGGTTGATCTCGTTCTTCACCTTCACCCGCTCGCCATTGGTGCCGTACACCCCACGCGCCAGCTGGATGAACGCATCGTCGAACACCTGGGCCGCTTCCTTGTCGCGCAGCTGGTCCTGGATGTCCCACATGCGCACGTTGATCGCCTTCAGCTGATCCTTCAGGGCATCCAGCCCCGGCTGGCTGGCCAGCTGCTGCTGCCACAGCGGCCACAGGCCATCGAGTTCCTTGCGGACGTTGGCGTTCTTGCCGGCATCGCTGATGCGCTCGGCCTTGATTTCCAGAATGGTGATCTTGTCGATCAGCTCGCCAATCGATACCGGGGTCAGGATCGCGTCCACGCCATTACTCGCAACAGGTCAGAGCGGCCATGATAGCGCGGCCCCTGTGCGGCATCGTGGACGCAGGATTTACGCTGATTTTGCGCCCCTGCCGTCGCTGCGGCATGGCGGCTTTACGGCCCCTGCGGGAACACTGCCCACCTCGACGGCGCCGCCGTCCGATGGAGTGCTTACCGTGGTGGTTGAACAGATGAAAGGGCGCGTCGTGCGCCGCTGCAGCGTGCTGCTGCTGGGCCTGGTGATGAGTGGTGCGGCGGCGGCCGCGGTGGAGGGCAATGCGACCCTCACCACCGATTACGTCTGGCGCGGCAGCTCGCAGAGTGACGGCGACCCGGCCGCACAGGCGGGCGTCAAACTGGGCAGCGAAAGCGGCTGGTACGCCTCGGTGTGGGGCTCAGGGGTGTCGTTCCAGCCCGACAACGGCGCACGCAGCGAGTTTGACGTGGTGGCCGGGTGGAGCGGGGCGCTGGGCCAGGACTGGGCGCTGGACGTCAACCTCACCCGCTACCTCTATCCGTCCAGCAACGTCGACCTGAACTGGACCGAGCTCAACAGCACCCTCACCTGGCAGCAGCGCTACTGGCTGCAGGTAGGCGTGTCCGACGACGCGCTGGCCGGCGGCCACACCGGCACCTACGCCCAACTGGGCGCCCGCCTGCCGCTGGGCGAGCAGTGGCGTCTGGAAGCGGCGGTGGGCCATTACTGGCTGGCCAGCGCGCAGGCCGACGATTACCTGCACGGCCAGCTCAGCGCCATCTGGAAGGTGCACGGCCCGTGGGAACTGCGCCTCACCGCGCACGACACAGACACCGCCGCCAAACGCCTGTTCCCCGGCATCGCAGGCTCCCGCGTCGAGTTCGCCGTACAAACCGCCTTCTGACGGGCGCCCACCCACCCCGCGCGGTATTCCGACCGCCGGGCACACACCCCATCCGGTAGAGCCGACCGTTGGTCGGCTGCCCCCGGCGACACGCAACGCAGCCGACCAACGGTCGGCTCTACCGGGCGGCGCGCAAATGCAGCCGACCAACGGTCGGCTCTACCGGCGCATCACCGCCATCGCCCACACCGCCATCGCCACCGCGGCCACGCCCGCGCCGGTCACGCACACCCCGGTCCACCCGAACGCGCCATACACCTGCGCCGACACCAGCGACCCCAACGACCCGCCAATGAAGTACCCGGTCATGTACCCCGCATTGAGCCGGTTGCGGGCCTCCGGCCGCAGTGCGAACACCACGTTCTGGTTGCTCACGTGCAGCAGCTGCGCCGCCAGGTCCAGCACCAGCACGCCCACCACCAGCGCCACCAGCGACTGCGTCGAAAAGCCCAGCGGCAACCATGACGCCGCCAGCAGCACCAGCGCCAGTGTAGTCGCCAACGCCGCCTTGCCACGGTCCGCCATCCGGCCGGCCACACCGGCGGCCAGCGTGCCCGCCGCGCCTACCAGCCCGAACAGCCCAATCGTCGCATCGCTGTAGTGGTACGGCGCGCCCGCCAGCAGGAAGGCCAGCGGCGTCCAGAACATCGCGAACATCGCAAAACTCAACGCCCCCAGCAGCGTGCGCAACCGGAACACCGGCTCCTGCGCGAACAGCGTGCCGATCGAACGCAGCAACGCGCCGTAACTCAAGCCCGCGTGCTGATGGAAACGCGGCAACGTGCGATACAGCACCCACGTGGTCAGCACCAGCGTGCCCGCCGCCATCCAGTACACCCAGCGCCAGTCGCCCAGCGACGACAACGCCCCGGCCACCGTGCGCGCCAGCAGAATGCCCAGCAGCAGCCCGCTCATCACCGTTCCCACCACCCGGCCACGCTCTTCCGGCCGCGCCAATGTCGCCGCGAACGGCACCAGTACCTGCGCCACCACCGAGAACAACCCGGTGATCGCCGTACCCACCAGCAGCCAGGCGAACTCATGGCTCAACGCGCTCACCACCAACCCCGACGCCGACAACAACGACATCACCACGATCAACCGCCGCCGCTCGAACATGTCGCCCAGCGGCACCAGCAGCACCACGCCCACGCCATAGCTCAGCTGCGCCGCCGTCACCAGCGTGCCCGCGCGCCCGAACGACACCCCGAACTCGCCGGCAATGGTGTGCAGCAGCGGCTGGGCGTAGTAATTGCTGGCCACCGCCACGCCGGTGGCAAAGGCCATCAACAGCACCTGCCAGCGGCTCAATGGGGTGTGTACATCGGCGGTCATGAGGCGTCCAGGCTCCAGGGGGACGCCAGTGTCCGCCTCCCTTCGCGATGATGGAAATGAATAGTTATCATCCAACGCATCTGAAAAATAGATGCGTAATGGAGATGCCGGCGTGAACCTCAAACAGCTCGAGTTCTGCGTGGCCCTGGCCGAAGAGCGCAACTTCACCCGCGCCGCCGCGCGCTGCCACGTGGTGCAGTCCGCGCTCAGCCACCAGATCGCCCATCTTGAAGAAGAACTGCAGGCCACCCTGTTCGAACGCCTGCCGCGCCAGGTGCGGGTCACCCCGGCCGGCGAAGCGCTGCTCAGCCACGCCCGCCAGGTGTTGGATTCGCTGCGGCACCTGCGCGAAGACGTGGCCGCCGTGGCCGGCCAGGTGCGCGGCACCCTCACCATCGGCCAGATCACCTCGCTGACCGCCGTGGACCTGGTGGCCTGCCTGGCCGCCTTCCACACGCGTTACCCGCAGGTGGAATTCCGCCTGCGCATGGACAAGAGCGAAGTGCTGATGGGAAGACGTGCGCGAGCGCCGCGTCGATGTCGCGCTGGTGGGCCTGTCGCCCGGCACCGCCATCGACGGGGCCTGCCACCGGCTACTGGCCGAAGAATCCATGGTGGCCGTGCTGCCGCCCAGCCACCCGCTGGCCAGCCGCAAACGCCTGTCGCTGGCCACCCTGGCCGAGCTGCCGCTGGTGGATTTCCAATACGGCAGTGGCGCACGCCGCCAGACCGACGAAGCCTTCGCCGCCGCCGGGTTGCCGCATCGGGTGCCGTTCGAGATCAACCACATGTCGCTCATCGAGCGCTTCGTCCAGCAGGGGCTGGCGGTGGGCATCGTGCCGGTGGCCATCGCCGCCGGCTTTACCGGCGTGGCGCGGGTGGCCATCCAGGATGCGCCCGTGCGGCGCGTGCATGCGGTGTGGTCGCGGCTGCCCACGCCGGCGGCGCGGGCCTTCATGCAGGAACTGCTGCAGCACGTGGCCCCGCAGGCGGAGCCACGTGCTGGCGTGGGGCTTAGGCGCCGCGCACGCGCAGGGTGAGGCCCTTCAGGAAGTTGCGCAGCAGCTGGTCGCCGCAGGCGCGGTAGTTCTTGTGGTCCGGCTGGCGGAACAGCGCCGACAGTTCCGGCTTGGACACCGGGAAACCGGCCTGCTGGAAGATCTCGTGCATGTCCACGTCCTTCAGCTGGAAGGCCACGCGCAGCTTCTTCAGCACCAGGTTGTTGGTGATGCGCTTTTCCACCGGGCGCAGCGGCTGGCTCTCGTCGCGGCCACGGAAGTGCACGATCAGCCCGTCCAGAAAGTGCGCCAGGGTGCGATCGTCGCAGGCCACGAAGCCTTCCTCGTCTTCCTTGCGCAGCCAACCGGCCACGTCGGCCTTGTCGATCACGAAGGCCGGGTCGGCCAGGGCACAGGTGTCGGCGATCATGCCGTCGCTGAGGTCGAGCATGTAGCGGATGCTGCGCAGTACATCGTTGTTGATCATGTGACGTCCAATACCGCCGGCGCGGCTGCGCGGCTGGCCGCCATTTTACCCCCTGCCGGCCTCAGCACCCGGCGCGACCGGCCATGCTGTCATCTGGCTGCCATGAAAGTGCAGCACAGTGCCGCCATCGAGCATCAACAGGCAGTGGAGCAGGCAATGCGCAGGTGGCAGGTTCTGGCGGGTGTGGGCATGGTCTGGCTGGCCGCAACGGCCGCCGCCCAGGCTCCGTATGTGGCAATCGAACAGCGCGTGGACCCGCAGGAACTGGCCCAAGTAGGGC
This genomic interval carries:
- a CDS encoding FadR/GntR family transcriptional regulator, which translates into the protein MSEPRLYQSIAAEIVALIEKGEFPPGSRLPGERDLAERLGVSRVTVREAEIALEAQGLITIKTGSGVYVKARPSQAPGALPDVSAFDLTAARAVIEAEAAAMAASRITEEELQDLAGLIAAMVDPASGEAAASEADRQFHLSIARIAGNPVVEHCVQLIWRMRNELPRVRQVYANVCHNDDDARDEEHTAILDALRARDPAAARLAMRNHFQRLFESMLEATENEALAEIRRRTQQDRERFMAATGH
- a CDS encoding DUF6165 family protein produces the protein MDAILTPVSIGELIDKITILEIKAERISDAGKNANVRKELDGLWPLWQQQLASQPGLDALKDQLKAINVRMWDIQDQLRDKEAAQVFDDAFIQLARGVYGTNGERVKVKNEINRVAGSQLVEEKQYQGE
- a CDS encoding TorF family putative porin, with amino-acid sequence MSGAAAAAVEGNATLTTDYVWRGSSQSDGDPAAQAGVKLGSESGWYASVWGSGVSFQPDNGARSEFDVVAGWSGALGQDWALDVNLTRYLYPSSNVDLNWTELNSTLTWQQRYWLQVGVSDDALAGGHTGTYAQLGARLPLGEQWRLEAAVGHYWLASAQADDYLHGQLSAIWKVHGPWELRLTAHDTDTAAKRLFPGIAGSRVEFAVQTAF
- a CDS encoding MFS transporter, coding for MTADVHTPLSRWQVLLMAFATGVAVASNYYAQPLLHTIAGEFGVSFGRAGTLVTAAQLSYGVGVVLLVPLGDMFERRRLIVVMSLLSASGLVVSALSHEFAWLLVGTAITGLFSVVAQVLVPFAATLARPEERGRVVGTVMSGLLLGILLARTVAGALSSLGDWRWVYWMAAGTLVLTTWVLYRTLPRFHQHAGLSYGALLRSIGTLFAQEPVFRLRTLLGALSFAMFAMFWTPLAFLLAGAPYHYSDATIGLFGLVGAAGTLAAGVAGRMADRGKAALATTLALVLLAASWLPLGFSTQSLVALVVGVLVLDLAAQLLHVSNQNVVFALRPEARNRLNAGYMTGYFIGGSLGSLVSAQVYGAFGWTGVCVTGAGVAAVAMAVWAMAVMRR
- a CDS encoding LysR substrate-binding domain-containing protein, giving the protein MRERRVDVALVGLSPGTAIDGACHRLLAEESMVAVLPPSHPLASRKRLSLATLAELPLVDFQYGSGARRQTDEAFAAAGLPHRVPFEINHMSLIERFVQQGLAVGIVPVAIAAGFTGVARVAIQDAPVRRVHAVWSRLPTPAARAFMQELLQHVAPQAEPRAGVGLRRRARAG
- a CDS encoding DUF1456 family protein, coding for MINNDVLRSIRYMLDLSDGMIADTCALADPAFVIDKADVAGWLRKEDEEGFVACDDRTLAHFLDGLIVHFRGRDESQPLRPVEKRITNNLVLKKLRVAFQLKDVDMHEIFQQAGFPVSKPELSALFRQPDHKNYRACGDQLLRNFLKGLTLRVRGA